The following proteins come from a genomic window of Methanocella conradii HZ254:
- a CDS encoding DNA polymerase II large subunit, translating into MLSSMSSASESQEKYFKSLEREFLKCRDIANRARSLGYDPQLETEVPAANDLAERVEVLMGVPGLAEHIRKCEHLGREEASLQVAADIAEGLVGRFENKVDAIQCAIRTAAAIITEGVVAAPLEGISQVSLAKNDDGSEYIRIYFAGPIRSAGGTAEALSVLAADYVRRKMGLAPYKPRPEEIERYVEEIALYKSLQHLQYTPTDDEIRLIVKNLPVCVDGEPTEDEEVQGYRDLERVETNRVRGGIALVIAEGLILKAPKVKKHVDKLKFDGWEFLDRIIAGSKPSDESHDEKIKPKEKFLVDLIAGRPVFGHPSRAGGFRLRYGRARNTGFAAAGIHPASMVIMDDFIATGTQLKVERPGKAAAIVPVDSIDGPTVKLLNGDVVYVDSVEKALSVRKDVSEILDNGEILINYGDFLENNHVLLPSPYVVEWWEQDLALRTADAVEVRSARDAFAVSEKYGVPLHPRYTLMWRDISADDLRHLREYISREGRVKDGLRVPVEPRSKRSLELLLLPHRVRDGVVLVDDDGSFLLLRCLGLNPDLSLKDVDIAGLDPLEAVSKMSGVKVMDRALSRIGARMGRPEKSKMREMKPPVHVLFPVGEAGGAKRSLEDAAAFTKNMNDKAGLIEVEMGRRKCPECGAMTFKCRCDCGAHTEPYYWCPDCKLEGIGGRCPRCGRPATTNMPMRIDLKGIYTSTMDSLGVRGGFEILKGVQGLISSEKTPEPLEKGVLRALHGVYVFKDGTVRYDLSDVPLTHFRPRELGLSIEKLKELGYEKDVQGRPPESLDQVFELKVQDVILSHDCSSYLIKVAGFIDDMLEKLYGLPRFYNVTREEDLVGHLVIGLAPHTSAGVLGRIIGFTGASAGYAHPFFHAAKRRNCDGDEDCVMLLMDGLINFSRSYLPDRRGGKMDAPLVLSMRIDPKEVDKESHNIDVMARYPREFYLATLEYKSPKDVEKMMDLVSGRLGTPAQYEGFLFTHDTSDIAAGPTNSAYKTLGSMEEKLRAQLELGRRLRAVDERDVAERVINSHFLPDLIGNLRAFSTQQMRCVKCGARYRRPPLSGTCPKCGGRVILTVHEGAVTKYMEVSIAIARDYGVSNYTLQRLELLSLSIKSLFENDKSKQVILSDFM; encoded by the coding sequence ATGTTAAGCAGCATGTCCAGCGCGAGCGAGTCACAGGAGAAGTATTTCAAAAGCCTTGAGCGCGAGTTTTTAAAGTGTAGGGATATAGCCAACAGGGCGCGCTCCCTCGGGTACGATCCCCAGCTTGAGACCGAGGTGCCCGCCGCGAACGACCTGGCGGAGCGCGTCGAAGTGCTGATGGGCGTGCCAGGGCTGGCGGAGCACATAAGGAAGTGCGAGCACCTGGGGAGGGAAGAGGCGTCGCTTCAGGTGGCCGCGGACATCGCCGAAGGCCTGGTGGGACGATTCGAAAATAAGGTCGACGCGATACAGTGCGCCATCAGGACCGCGGCCGCGATAATAACCGAAGGAGTTGTGGCGGCTCCCCTGGAGGGGATATCCCAGGTTTCGCTTGCAAAGAATGACGACGGATCGGAGTACATAAGGATTTACTTTGCAGGCCCGATAAGGAGCGCGGGCGGCACGGCCGAGGCGCTCTCGGTGCTGGCGGCCGACTACGTGCGCCGGAAGATGGGCCTCGCCCCATATAAGCCCAGGCCGGAGGAGATTGAGAGGTACGTCGAGGAGATCGCCCTCTATAAGTCATTACAGCATTTACAGTATACGCCGACTGACGATGAGATAAGGCTCATCGTGAAAAACTTGCCGGTTTGCGTGGACGGCGAGCCAACCGAGGATGAGGAGGTGCAGGGCTACCGCGATTTAGAGAGGGTCGAGACGAACCGGGTCAGGGGAGGCATAGCGCTCGTTATAGCGGAGGGCCTCATCCTTAAGGCGCCAAAGGTCAAGAAGCACGTCGATAAGCTCAAGTTCGACGGGTGGGAGTTTCTGGATAGGATCATAGCGGGGTCGAAGCCCTCGGACGAGAGCCACGACGAGAAGATAAAGCCCAAGGAGAAGTTTTTAGTTGACTTGATAGCAGGCCGCCCGGTTTTCGGGCACCCGTCGAGGGCCGGGGGGTTCAGGCTCCGCTACGGGCGGGCGAGGAATACCGGTTTCGCCGCCGCCGGCATCCACCCCGCATCCATGGTCATCATGGACGATTTCATCGCCACCGGCACCCAGCTTAAGGTGGAGCGCCCGGGCAAGGCCGCGGCCATCGTGCCCGTGGACAGCATCGACGGCCCCACCGTGAAGCTCTTGAACGGGGACGTCGTGTACGTTGACAGCGTGGAGAAGGCTCTCTCCGTCAGGAAGGACGTGTCGGAGATACTGGACAACGGCGAGATCCTGATCAATTACGGCGATTTTCTTGAGAATAACCACGTACTTTTGCCCTCTCCATATGTGGTTGAGTGGTGGGAGCAGGACCTGGCGCTGAGGACCGCTGACGCCGTTGAGGTCAGGAGCGCCCGGGATGCCTTTGCAGTCTCCGAGAAGTACGGGGTGCCCTTGCACCCCCGCTATACCCTGATGTGGCGGGACATTTCCGCAGACGACTTGAGGCATTTGAGGGAGTATATAAGCAGGGAGGGAAGGGTTAAGGATGGCCTGAGGGTTCCGGTGGAGCCTCGCTCGAAACGCTCCCTTGAATTGCTATTACTGCCCCACCGTGTGAGGGATGGCGTCGTTTTAGTCGATGACGATGGGTCTTTTTTATTGTTGAGGTGCCTGGGCCTTAACCCGGACCTCTCCCTTAAGGACGTCGATATAGCAGGCCTTGACCCGCTTGAAGCCGTCTCGAAAATGTCGGGGGTAAAGGTGATGGACAGGGCGCTTTCCAGGATTGGCGCCAGGATGGGGCGGCCCGAGAAGAGCAAGATGAGGGAGATGAAGCCCCCGGTACACGTCCTCTTCCCCGTGGGAGAGGCGGGGGGCGCCAAGCGCTCACTGGAAGACGCTGCCGCCTTTACTAAGAACATGAACGATAAGGCGGGCCTCATCGAGGTCGAGATGGGACGGAGGAAGTGCCCTGAGTGCGGGGCCATGACGTTCAAGTGCCGCTGCGACTGCGGAGCCCACACCGAGCCGTACTACTGGTGCCCGGACTGTAAGCTTGAGGGCATCGGCGGGAGGTGCCCCAGGTGCGGCAGGCCGGCCACGACCAACATGCCCATGAGGATAGACCTGAAGGGCATCTATACTTCAACGATGGACAGCCTTGGCGTGAGGGGGGGCTTCGAGATATTGAAGGGGGTGCAGGGCCTCATATCGAGCGAGAAGACGCCCGAGCCCCTCGAAAAAGGAGTACTCAGAGCCCTCCATGGCGTGTACGTGTTCAAGGATGGGACCGTCAGATACGACCTGAGCGACGTGCCCCTGACCCATTTCAGGCCCAGGGAGCTAGGCCTCTCGATAGAGAAGCTTAAAGAACTCGGATACGAAAAAGACGTCCAGGGAAGGCCGCCCGAGTCCCTCGACCAGGTTTTCGAGCTCAAGGTACAGGACGTCATACTGTCGCACGACTGCTCCTCATACCTCATAAAGGTAGCCGGCTTTATAGATGACATGCTGGAAAAGCTCTATGGCCTGCCCCGCTTCTACAACGTTACGAGGGAGGAGGATCTCGTCGGGCACCTGGTCATCGGGCTGGCCCCGCACACTTCCGCGGGGGTACTTGGCAGGATCATCGGCTTCACCGGCGCCTCGGCCGGCTACGCCCACCCATTCTTCCACGCGGCGAAGCGGAGGAACTGCGACGGGGATGAGGACTGCGTCATGCTCCTCATGGATGGCCTCATCAACTTCTCCCGCTCATACTTGCCGGACCGCCGCGGGGGGAAGATGGACGCCCCCCTGGTGCTCTCCATGCGCATCGACCCTAAGGAGGTGGACAAGGAGTCGCACAACATTGACGTGATGGCCCGCTATCCCAGGGAGTTCTACCTGGCCACGCTTGAGTATAAGTCTCCTAAGGATGTTGAGAAGATGATGGACCTGGTGTCAGGACGGCTGGGCACGCCTGCCCAGTATGAGGGCTTCCTGTTTACTCATGACACCTCGGATATAGCGGCAGGGCCGACGAACTCGGCGTACAAGACGCTGGGCTCGATGGAGGAGAAGCTCAGGGCGCAGCTCGAGCTGGGGAGGCGGCTCAGGGCGGTGGACGAGAGGGACGTGGCGGAGAGGGTAATCAACTCCCACTTCCTCCCCGACCTTATCGGCAACCTTCGGGCCTTTTCCACCCAGCAGATGCGCTGCGTGAAGTGTGGTGCGCGCTACAGGAGGCCCCCGCTGTCCGGCACCT